The Methylomonas montana genome has a window encoding:
- a CDS encoding chaperone modulator CbpM, with amino-acid sequence MQTPENLIDAVLEDSGLTLQQLATLCAVEPEWIARHVEEGLLDPLPQQHTEWRFSSAHLVRVRRIVSLERNFEAVPELAALVADMQEEIDELRRRLRRAGLE; translated from the coding sequence ATGCAAACACCAGAGAACTTGATCGACGCGGTTCTTGAGGACAGTGGCCTGACTTTGCAGCAATTGGCGACGCTCTGTGCGGTGGAACCGGAATGGATCGCCCGGCATGTCGAGGAAGGCTTGCTCGACCCGCTACCGCAACAGCATACCGAGTGGCGTTTTTCCAGCGCGCATCTGGTGCGGGTACGGCGCATCGTCAGTTTGGAACGCAATTTCGAAGCAGTGCCGGAGCTGGCCGCGTTGGTCGCGGACATGCAGGAAGAGATCGACGAATTGCGCCGCCGCCTGCGTCGGGCCGGCCTGGAGTAA
- the trxC gene encoding thioredoxin TrxC, translated as MSESLHLVCPHCQAVNRLPANRLSQSPKCGQCHQTLFNGHPLALTAKSFEIHLARNDIPLLVDFWADWCGPCKMMAPAFAQATQLLEPRVRFGKIDTEAEQQISARFNIRSIPTLILFKGGRELARQSGALSAQDIVRWVNSQL; from the coding sequence ATGAGCGAATCCTTACATTTAGTCTGCCCGCATTGCCAAGCAGTCAACCGGTTACCGGCTAACCGCCTGTCGCAAAGCCCCAAATGCGGGCAATGTCACCAAACATTGTTCAACGGCCATCCTTTGGCGTTGACTGCGAAAAGCTTTGAGATACATCTGGCCCGCAACGATATTCCGCTGCTGGTGGATTTTTGGGCGGATTGGTGCGGTCCGTGCAAAATGATGGCGCCGGCTTTTGCGCAGGCCACGCAACTGCTGGAACCGCGTGTTCGATTCGGCAAGATCGACACGGAAGCCGAGCAACAAATCAGCGCACGTTTCAACATTCGCAGCATTCCGACGCTGATTCTGTTCAAGGGCGGCCGAGAACTGGCTAGACAATCCGGCGCACTGAGCGCACAAGACATCGTGCGCTGGGTCAATAGCCAGTTATAA
- a CDS encoding O-linked N-acetylglucosamine transferase, SPINDLY family protein codes for MKHYDRSRSLCEWERLAEWREKMRDSLAAEESNTISPFHLLSIPGVSAAEQRLSADLWLKDRIDASAGERADLRFSYDAVSKPKIRLGYLSCDFHDHATSFLLAELFEAHDRQFFEVFAYSYGADDGKDMRQRLCRSFDRFVDLQALSLSEAAQAIHDDGVDILVDLKGYTRGTRTEILSYRPAPIQVNYLGYPGTLGGDFCDYIITDPYLTPAACAADYSEAFAYLPDSYQPHGRHAEIGKLTKRAQHGLDAHSFVFCCFNQAYKITPEVFDIWCRLLYSVPGSVLWLLKNSQAKGRLRNEAYQRGIAPDRLIFADDLPQIEHLGRLALADLVLDTQPYNAHTTASDALWVGVPLVTCAGDTFASRVAGSLLHAIGLPELIAADLESYYDIALELATSPARLSELKQKLADNRLSTPLFDIKAYTRHLEALYKTMWQRHAAGDLPTAIGQTEPLL; via the coding sequence ATGAAACACTATGATCGCAGTCGTAGCCTTTGCGAATGGGAGCGTTTGGCGGAGTGGCGCGAAAAAATGCGCGATAGCCTGGCGGCCGAGGAAAGCAACACTATTTCGCCTTTTCATTTGTTGTCGATACCGGGCGTGAGCGCGGCGGAACAACGGCTCAGCGCCGACCTTTGGTTGAAAGATCGTATAGATGCCAGCGCCGGTGAGCGAGCCGATCTGAGGTTTAGCTATGATGCCGTCAGCAAACCCAAAATTCGCTTGGGGTATTTGTCTTGCGATTTTCATGATCACGCCACGTCTTTTCTGCTGGCGGAGCTGTTCGAAGCCCACGACCGGCAGTTTTTCGAAGTGTTTGCCTATTCCTACGGCGCGGACGACGGCAAGGACATGCGCCAGCGGCTTTGCCGCAGTTTTGACCGCTTCGTCGACCTGCAAGCGCTGTCTTTATCGGAGGCAGCTCAAGCTATCCATGACGACGGCGTCGACATTCTGGTGGATTTAAAAGGTTATACCCGCGGCACCCGCACCGAAATATTGAGCTATCGGCCGGCGCCGATTCAGGTCAATTACCTGGGTTATCCGGGCACATTAGGCGGCGACTTCTGCGATTACATCATTACCGACCCGTATCTGACGCCGGCGGCCTGCGCGGCCGATTACAGCGAGGCATTCGCTTACCTGCCCGATAGTTATCAACCTCATGGCCGGCATGCTGAGATTGGCAAGCTTACTAAACGCGCACAGCATGGCTTGGACGCACACAGTTTCGTGTTTTGCTGTTTCAATCAGGCTTACAAAATTACGCCGGAAGTATTCGATATTTGGTGCCGCTTGCTGTATAGCGTGCCTGGCAGCGTATTGTGGTTGCTGAAAAATTCGCAAGCCAAGGGCCGGCTCAGAAATGAGGCTTATCAACGCGGCATCGCGCCGGATCGATTGATATTTGCCGACGATCTGCCGCAGATCGAGCATTTGGGCCGATTGGCCCTGGCTGATCTGGTGCTGGATACCCAGCCCTACAATGCCCATACCACCGCCAGCGATGCCTTATGGGTTGGCGTGCCGCTGGTAACTTGCGCGGGCGATACCTTTGCCTCGCGGGTGGCTGGTAGTTTATTGCATGCCATCGGCTTGCCGGAATTGATCGCCGCCGATTTGGAAAGCTATTACGACATAGCCCTGGAATTGGCAACCAGTCCGGCGCGTTTAAGCGAGCTCAAACAAAAGCTTGCCGACAATCGCCTGAGTACGCCGTTGTTCGATATCAAGGCCTATACCCGGCATTTGGAAGCTTTGTATAAAACCATGTGGCAGCGGCACGCTGCCGGCGATCTGCCCACCGCGATAGGCCAAACCGAGCCCTTGTTATAA
- a CDS encoding zinc metalloprotease HtpX, whose translation MQVAEWHRHRWLNRLQTMLLMLALLAICTLAGSLLFGEQGIWLALATGVFALLFEPATAWRLTLRLYQARPIYPQEAPALWQILQVLAERAELPSIPTPYYIPSPLINAFAVGSRQQSAIALTDGLFKQLNSRELAGVLAHEMAHIANNDLRVMGLADAVSRITALFAATGQMFLILAIPLLLFGGVNFQINWPGLLLLLFSPHLALLMQLGLSRIREYDADLNAAALTGDPLGLATALARIEQVGGSWLSILLPGWGNPAPSWLRTHPPTAERIRRLQALSPSRPQTLWQEPFIAPGYGNRLAIRPARWRMGGLWR comes from the coding sequence ATGCAAGTCGCCGAATGGCATCGCCATCGCTGGCTTAACCGGCTGCAAACCATGCTGCTGATGCTGGCTTTATTGGCGATCTGCACCTTGGCCGGCAGCCTGCTATTCGGCGAACAAGGCATCTGGCTCGCCTTGGCGACCGGCGTGTTTGCACTGCTCTTCGAACCGGCTACAGCCTGGCGCTTGACGCTGCGTCTTTACCAAGCGCGGCCGATCTATCCGCAGGAAGCCCCGGCGCTCTGGCAAATCTTGCAAGTGTTAGCCGAGCGCGCTGAGCTACCGAGCATCCCGACGCCGTATTACATTCCCAGCCCGCTAATCAATGCGTTTGCAGTCGGCAGCCGCCAACAATCGGCCATCGCCCTGACTGATGGTTTATTCAAGCAACTTAACTCACGGGAACTGGCCGGGGTACTGGCGCACGAAATGGCGCATATCGCCAATAACGATTTGCGGGTGATGGGCTTGGCCGACGCGGTGAGCCGGATTACCGCATTGTTCGCGGCCACGGGGCAGATGTTTCTTATACTGGCTATCCCCTTGCTGCTGTTCGGCGGGGTCAACTTTCAAATCAATTGGCCGGGCTTGTTGCTGCTTTTATTTTCGCCGCATTTGGCCTTGTTGATGCAGTTGGGCTTATCCCGCATCCGCGAATACGATGCCGATCTGAATGCGGCGGCGCTGACCGGCGATCCATTAGGTTTAGCAACGGCCTTGGCGCGCATCGAACAAGTCGGCGGCAGCTGGTTGTCGATATTGCTGCCGGGCTGGGGCAACCCGGCACCCTCCTGGTTACGCACTCACCCACCGACCGCCGAACGCATCCGCCGCCTGCAAGCCCTCAGTCCCAGCCGGCCGCAAACGCTTTGGCAAGAACCGTTCATCGCGCCGGGTTACGGTAACCGGTTGGCTATCCGGCCGGCACGTTGGCGCATGGGCGGTTTGTGGCGATAA
- a CDS encoding nucleotidyltransferase domain-containing protein gives MRLSQSQAQTIRESVLNNFGEDAHVWLFGSRVRDDEKGGDIDLYIEVQSQSAADLINSKLKFLRDLHKRLGDQKIDVVLRKANGSVDLPIYQIAKQTGIKLQ, from the coding sequence ATGCGGTTATCACAATCTCAAGCCCAAACAATACGTGAAAGCGTCCTAAACAATTTTGGTGAAGATGCCCATGTGTGGTTGTTCGGCTCAAGAGTACGAGATGACGAGAAAGGTGGCGACATCGACCTCTATATTGAGGTCCAATCGCAATCGGCCGCGGACTTGATCAATAGTAAGTTGAAATTTCTACGTGATTTACACAAAAGGCTCGGGGATCAAAAAATCGACGTCGTGTTGCGTAAGGCCAATGGCTCGGTTGACTTACCTATTTATCAAATTGCTAAACAGACCGGGATTAAGTTGCAATGA
- the cysD gene encoding sulfate adenylyltransferase subunit CysD codes for MTDYKLTHLKQLEAESIHIIREVAAEFEKPVMLYSIGKDSAVMLHLTMKAFFPGKPPFPLLHVDTNWKFREMIEFRDQMVKKLGLDLLVHINPEGLEQGIGPFTHGSKKHTDVMKTDGLKQALNKYQFDAAFGGARRDEEKSRAKERVYSFRDKNHRWDPKNQRPELWNVFNGKIDKGESIRVFPLSNWTELDIWQYIHLENIPIVPLYFAKERPVVNKDGMLIMVDDDRMPIGPDDKIEMKMVRFRTLGCYPLTGAVESTATTLPEIIQEMLLTTTSERQGRLIDHDQAGSMEQKKREGYF; via the coding sequence ATGACCGATTATAAATTAACCCATCTGAAACAGCTCGAAGCAGAAAGCATCCATATCATTCGCGAAGTGGCGGCGGAATTCGAAAAGCCGGTAATGCTGTATTCCATCGGCAAGGACTCGGCGGTGATGCTGCATCTGACCATGAAGGCATTTTTCCCCGGCAAACCGCCGTTTCCCCTGCTGCATGTCGACACTAACTGGAAATTCCGGGAGATGATCGAGTTCCGCGACCAGATGGTCAAAAAACTGGGGCTAGACTTACTGGTACACATCAATCCGGAGGGTCTGGAACAAGGCATAGGCCCGTTTACGCACGGCAGTAAAAAGCACACCGACGTGATGAAAACTGACGGACTGAAACAAGCCCTGAACAAATATCAGTTCGACGCAGCTTTCGGCGGCGCCCGCCGCGACGAGGAAAAATCCCGCGCCAAGGAACGCGTCTATTCGTTCCGCGACAAGAACCACCGCTGGGACCCCAAAAACCAGCGTCCTGAATTGTGGAACGTCTTTAACGGCAAGATCGACAAGGGCGAGTCTATCCGCGTCTTCCCGCTGTCCAACTGGACCGAGCTGGACATCTGGCAATACATTCACCTGGAAAACATTCCCATCGTGCCGTTGTACTTCGCCAAGGAACGCCCGGTGGTCAACAAAGACGGCATGCTGATCATGGTCGACGACGATCGGATGCCGATCGGCCCCGACGACAAAATCGAAATGAAAATGGTGCGTTTCCGCACGCTGGGCTGTTATCCACTGACCGGCGCAGTCGAATCCACCGCCACGACGCTCCCGGAAATCATCCAGGAAATGCTGCTGACCACCACCTCCGAACGCCAAGGCCGTTTGATCGACCACGACCAGGCAGGTTCTATGGAGCAGAAGAAGCGCGAGGGTTACTTTTAA
- a CDS encoding DnaJ C-terminal domain-containing protein, with product MQYKDYYQILGVNREAVLADIKKAYRKLARKYHPDISKEPDAEARMKELNEAYAVLSDTEKRAAYDQLGRGYRPGQEFHPPPNWDAGFEFSSTDTADFGDFFSQLFGKMGAGRARGGPFESQAGFQAQGEDHHAKVLLDIADAFNGAARQISLRVPRMDAGGHVGLDTRTLNVKIPKGVYEGQIIRLAGQGAPGLGKGKPGDLLLEVHFNPHPRLRVDGSNLHMSLPVTPWEAALGAMVPVNLFDTGLKVRIPEGTQSGQQLRLRGKGIPSATPGDLLLDIQVVLPPAKSQRAKELYETMARELAFDPRANQRS from the coding sequence GTGCAATATAAAGATTATTACCAGATTCTCGGCGTCAATCGCGAGGCGGTGCTGGCGGACATCAAAAAAGCCTACCGCAAGTTGGCGCGCAAATATCATCCGGATATCTCCAAGGAACCGGATGCAGAGGCCCGCATGAAGGAGCTTAACGAAGCCTATGCGGTACTGTCCGACACGGAAAAACGCGCGGCTTACGATCAATTGGGACGCGGCTACCGGCCAGGACAGGAGTTTCATCCGCCGCCAAATTGGGATGCCGGCTTCGAGTTTTCCAGCACCGATACGGCCGATTTCGGCGATTTTTTCAGCCAGTTATTCGGGAAGATGGGCGCCGGCCGAGCGCGCGGCGGGCCGTTCGAAAGCCAAGCCGGCTTTCAAGCCCAAGGCGAGGATCATCACGCCAAAGTGCTGCTGGATATAGCCGACGCCTTTAACGGCGCCGCCCGGCAAATCAGCTTGCGGGTACCGCGCATGGATGCCGGCGGCCATGTCGGTTTGGATACCCGCACCTTGAACGTAAAAATTCCCAAGGGCGTGTACGAGGGCCAGATCATCCGTCTGGCCGGTCAGGGTGCGCCAGGCCTGGGCAAGGGCAAACCCGGCGACTTGTTGCTGGAAGTGCATTTCAATCCGCATCCGCGTTTGCGAGTAGACGGCAGCAATCTGCATATGAGCCTGCCGGTAACGCCTTGGGAAGCGGCGCTGGGGGCGATGGTACCGGTGAACTTATTCGATACCGGGTTGAAGGTGCGGATTCCGGAAGGCACCCAAAGCGGTCAGCAACTTAGGCTGCGCGGCAAGGGCATCCCCAGCGCGACGCCCGGCGATTTGCTGCTGGATATTCAAGTGGTATTGCCGCCGGCCAAATCGCAAAGAGCTAAAGAATTGTACGAAACCATGGCGCGCGAACTGGCTTTCGACCCACGCGCGAACCAAAGGAGTTAA